The Arachis ipaensis cultivar K30076 chromosome B07, Araip1.1, whole genome shotgun sequence genomic interval ACTCTTCCTTggaatttggaattgtgtcacttgggaatgtTTGAGTGGGTTTGGCTAATTGTTGAGCAATCTGACCCACTTGCACCTTTAAATTTCTAATTGAAGAACCTTGATTTTGGAAGTTGGCCCTTGTCTCCTCCATAAATGTGACTATGGCATTGGATAGTTTCTCTAAGGCAAGTTCAAACTTGGAAAGCTTTTGAAAGTCTTGAGATGATTGTGTGGAGGTAGTTGTTGATGGTGAGAATTGTTTTAAGAGTTGAGAGGGTGATTGTTGTATTGATGGGAGTTGAAGCTATTATGTTGAGGCTGGAAGTGATTTTGTTGATGGTTCTTGTTAAAATTATTGGGCCTTTGacttgattttcccacccaaaatttgggtgatttttctATCTAGGATTATAAGTCTTAGAGAAGGGATCATTTTGAGGTGGCCTTGAAGGATAATCCATATAATTCACTTGCTCCAAgaaagattgttcatactctATGCCTTCACCTTGAGGTAGTCCAAAAGTCATACCATAGGAATTCTCTTGAGAACTCAATGCTAAAACTTGCATTCCTCCTAGGTGTTCAGTAATTGCATTGATTTGTTGGGACATGACTTTGTTCTGAGCCAAAATAGTATCCAAAGCATCTAATTCCATGACTCATTTCCTCATTGATCTTTCATTGGAATAAATGTATTGATTATTGGCTACCATTTCAATCAACTCCAGTGCTTCATCAGTGCTCTTCTTCATATGCAGAGATCCTCCAGTCAAATTATCTAATGAAACCTGTGACGCAGGGGTGATCCCATCATAGAATATCTAGAGTTGGACCTAGTCTGCAAACATGTCTGGAGGGCACTTCCTAAACATCTCTTTAttcctctcccaagcttcatagaggaactCTCCTTCGTGCTGTCTGAAGGTATAAATGTCTGTTCTGAGCTTAGTCAACCTCTGAGGCGGGAAGAACTTGTTTAAGAACTTAGTGACTAAGTCCTCCCACATGGCTATGCTTTCTTTGCACTGATTGTTTAGGCACTGCTTAGCCCGATCGctcatagcaaaagggaaaagcaatAGTAGATAAACCTCAGGTGGGATGCCATttgtcttgacagtgtcacatatttgGAGAAAGTTAGAGATAAACAAATTAGGATCTTCCTACGGGGCTCTTGCTAAATTGACAATTTTATTGAACCAATGTGACAAGTTGAGGCTCtagttcaaaattattggcattgaTAGTAGGTGTAACAATACTACTTCCACAATTCCCTGGATTGGGGGTAGTGAATGATCTAAGGGTCCTCCTAGGTGGAGGAGCATTAGCATTGTTGTTTGCATTCTCTACCATGTTTTGTTCATATTCTTCTTTAACTACttcttcaatctcttcttcaactCTTTAATCTCTAGCTTATTTTCTTTGTCACCAAAGAGTTCTTTCTATCTCAGGATCGTAGTGAAGATGCTCTTTATCTTTGTTGTTCTGCATAGACACAAAAACAACAAGAAAATCAAATTGGAACTCCCTTCACAATGATGAAGGAAATTCTTCGGggaaaaagtaaaacaaaaatattaaatgaATAAAATCTAAAaaggtctaatctaggtaatcaattgATTGGTAGTTTGTTAACCACAATTAATCTTCAGTAACAGTGTCAAAAACTTGATGCAGATTTTATAGCACAAtactaccggcaagtgcatcaggtcataccaagtaatgAACACATGATGAGTGagtatcgatcccacgaggattaatggtttaagcaagcaatagttaaccgattaatctagtcagacaatcaaaattAGGTTTTTTGAAAAGCTTGAACATAAACAGCAATGTAACAAAAGTAAACAATGAGTATtgaaaagtaatatgattaaaagagttaaggttttagagatgttGAGACGTTCGAATCAATAATTTTCACTTTTCACCATGATTATGCAAAGATATTTCCATGGCAAATCATTAGTAATTAACtcccaatcccttggtaattcaatttctctttaacctaattaattgctaattccttagtcaattacttAAAAAAAGAGTTAAGCACGTTCACTGATTCATAAGCCACATAATTCATAAGAATCTCCCTTGGTCGATTCAATGTCACTTATCAAGTCTAGTTTCAAAACTTAAGAGTTGTGAGAATTGGTTTTCAAGATcaattcaattaatcaactttTCTAATATGTTAAAAGAATTCAAGCTAGAGAAGAATTGTCTCCCAATATATTCAAATCCTTTAGGATAAAAAACGAAAACCATTTCTTAAAAAGATatcaattcattaatcaaaagtGTAAAAAGCTAGAACACTAATCTATAGAATCAACAgcgctcctaaccttaacaaagcAGAATTAGTTGCTCATGTTCTTTAGAGAAATTCTAAAATTATGAAAGGTAAAAAGTACCCAAGGAAAAGAAGCCGGCAGTGACTTCTCCCCTTATATATTAACCCTAAAAACAAGTTTCaaattcaaacttaaaacataatcaAAACTAAAACACAATCAAATCTTCTTCATAAATGTTTTCTTCTCCGCAAAGATCTCCTCTCTTTCTGTTTGCCAATCCTTAATTAATGCTATCATTGGTGGGCCTTTGATTAATCACCCAAGTGCTAAAAAATTGGAGATAGAATGGCTATGTTTGAGGCCCTTGGAGAGTGTCCTCTGGTCTTACATTGCACGAAGACCATTCTTGATTCCAATTTCTCTCTGTCTCATCCATGTTGCACGTGAATAAACCCACGTTGTACATGGCCTTGAATGACTTCAATTGTAGCCTCTGTTTGGTCCACAACGTTCCACGTAGAAAATCCTACGTCCTACGTGAAAGTGCAATCATGCGTATGCATgcatcatgcatacgcatgacacCTCAAAACTCTTTTTGTCGTGCGTACGCAtggtgcatgcgtacgcatgataggCAATATATCTATATTTGTACGTATGCATGGATCTCTTTTATTCCTAACGTGGTACGCCTTGTTTTCCATGTTGCACGTCCATTGTCTTTTGTTTCTAGAGAGCTTTCTATTCAGTTTAGAGAGCATTCTGTTTGGTGATTTCTATCatctttcttctttgtttcttgctATTTTCCTTCCAAAGTTTCCTGTAATCAATGAATTCAACTAAATCATAGTAATGCTCATTTCAACCATGAAATCATTGCTTATTCAACAAGAATTCTTAGTAAATCAAATGAAATCATGAAGAAAAATTACTAAAGATGCGGATGTATCAATCTAATTTAGCAATTTAACCCAACGTATGATGTCAATCTCAATTAATCCCCAAAAACAGCGCTAAAAACTTGATGAGCGAAAACTAACGCTCACGGATACTGAAAAATGTACCGGATCATTCAAGTAATACCACTGTGAATGGATAtcgttcccacgaggattaaaagAGTGAGCACCAAATAATGAATTCAACTACTAATTAGATCAATAGAACTTGGAATTAATGAATGTTGGAACTTGTTGGAAACTTAAAGAGTGAATGCTTCAGATAGTGCTTGTTAAGTTTGAAGAAATTAATGATGATGGATGTCTAGGGTTTCAGAGATGTTCATGTTTTCGGGAGAATTAAACCTTGTTAACCTAATTCCAAAGCTTGCAAATCTCTTGTCACAACGAATCTAAAGTAATCGATTTTTGATGCCTCAGCTCCTCAGTTTTTCTTTAATGAACTAACTGCCAATGTCTTGATCAATCGATTAATCAAAGAGGTTAAGTTCAAAACTCCGATTCAATTTCTCAATGAGAGAACACAATTTTCGAGAATTATTCTAATCTGAATTATATGACACGTATTCAAAACTAGGGTAATAAAAAATCATGTATTGTGTCGCACACTTAGAAAATCACTACGTCTAGTTGAGTCAAAAAGTTATGTGAAAGTTTTCAAGcatgatttgaaaattaattatgtCATATCAGTAAACAAATCCAAAATGGGATTAGCACACATATCGATGCTACAAATCGTTTAGTGATGAGGAACGAAATTCTCAATCATAAATAGATTAATGCTAAGCTTTAAAATGTAAGAAGACTTAGATTAATTAACCATTGAAAcatgagcagagctcctaaccctttgaCAACTGTTTAATGATTCATGGaaaattgaaaaacaaaacaaaagaaaggaagaggAAGACTGTAACGGCCTAGCCTCGAAGAAACGGCGCTTTTTCCGGATCAAACGgaatttttatggaatttttaggaattttagtgcatataagcacctccactgcacaggtgctgcgtcatcaagctgctgagtcagcagcttaACTGCACCAGACACCTCTCCTAATCTATGCAGGCACGTCACAAAAAGTTACATTTTTGAGCCACCTCGAGCCAGAATTTCGAAATTCTGATTTCCGTGGTTAGTCTCATTGTGACGAGCCAGTCTCGAATTTTGagataaaaattatattaatataatattcatatattattattttattcgaaatattatattattatttcttcTACTAtggttaatgttgatctatgtttagtaatataataactgaggTAGAAATTTACCGGTAATGGATAATACCagcattcttagatgaacttagcaatgctaatgcttcatcatatatctcttattctcatgattatcatgttactagtatcatttatactAGTAAAGCTCATGCTTATCCTTTAGTTGTGTAATCTGAtgtatctagttttagtaattatctccagaataatattttattattaaactctgaTGAGTCAGCACCCAGTGACACGTGACTCTCCCAGAGTTAGCTACCACAtgtttcctttctttctctccaagccaagctttcttaaggaaaaagtaagaaacacttgtattctaatacatctagctttagtaattatcctttcttgaggttctttctcaaactaaaacccctatcaaaaatctaatccgaccaaaatgttcatctcttcctcctcttcatttctatgaCAATTTTTAAGCAGTAAATCAAGGTATgatggctgctcctcctccttgaagttTCAGCCATGGTGGAAACTCAAGCTAATGgtgttttcttcatattttctctttGGATCTCTTGTTCAACCACCATAGGCTCTAAGTAAATGTGATTTCTAGCTACTTTAAGGTGAGAATaaccttcttttcatcatcatgaagcttcatccttcatggttcatatggttctaaagttgtttttaatgttaaaataggcgtaaaagtgcttTTGGAAGCTTGTTTTTGGCTCAACTTTTGGCAGcagcaaaggaggtaaggtttggtaaattaatcaatgattggctgtgttcttgaagtgttaaatcagatcttgttgcttgaggcttgattttgagtgtttgtGTGATGGTTTGATCATGAGATCTTATTGTTTAATacttaaaaatcatatttttaatggttctgaagttgttgttgttgctgctggaaAACGTGCCTTTCCAGCCATGAAATTCATCATATTCGATGTGtttttgatgtgtatttgatgaCTGAAACGTTGCTCTTTGGTTTGGTCAAAATCAGGTAAAAATCGGTTACTGAAAAGTTTGAAAAATTGGTTGAAAATCAAGCTGAAATTTTATGAACTTTTGAAAAAATGTTTTTGGTCTTTGAAGGACAAGAAAATGttggttttgatgattttggggtcaaattataattattagaaaGTTTGGGGTTGAAAGTTAATTAATAGAAAGTTGAGGGACCAAAGTGCAAATATTAAAGTTAAGGGGTCAAAATGTAATTTCAAAAAGTTcaggggtcaaaatgcaatttttgaaagttgaataaaatattattattttaatattaaaatattaaaagtattattttattaataataataaaatattgacaaaaaggcagttttctctaAAAGCTTTAGGAAAGCAGTTTTGAGTCTAGAATTTTCTAATTCTCTTTATTAAATACCTAAGGAAAGATATAAGAAAGGGTATAGAAGTATGTAAAGTAATGAAACAAGATTTAGAAGCTTGTAATCATATTAGAAAGAGAGGGAGTTAAAAGCTAAATAGTAGTGTGCTGTTGTAATGTTGTGATGTATAcagagaattatgaaatgagaaCACTGAGATGTtgtgatgcttgatttatgattgtGGAAAGATGATAAAGAAGACAACAAGTGCAGAATCAAAAGTCaaagagaagagaggaaaagAGGATAAAGATAAAGAGTTAAGTCTtatggcatgatattctattgtatGTTTATCTGCTGCTTTTCTGttagccctagaggtcctgtaggccgaagttcacctgcagagcatcgttattcctgtaggccaaagttcacctacagtgaatatcaattgtgtatctcagggtgttgctcctgtaggccgaagttcacctacagagagttgtgatacctgtaagccgatgttcacttacaggggcgccatttctgcaagccaaagttcacttacagaggtgccatttctataggccgaagttcacctacagaaagttgttgtgttgtgattgaactattcctgtaagccgaagttcacttacaggagtgctatttctgtaggccaaagttcacctacagagataaaACCATATCTAGGACtggttcctaggtaatgtcgggctgcagggtgtaaaccgacatgtgagctcatggcgtgcataggacagacatgcatcatacttggttgtgcattttctctgttatgattgttgtatgaatgtgtgatttctttgtttgtattctattctttgtgtctgtgttttattttcttgtattctttgttgtgttctgctttctgatttcttaatttctttatttatctgtatctCCTATTTACTGCTTCTCTGTATTCTACTATTTGTCTGCTAAGCAACATAGatttaatgaacttaactaataaccccggccttactaagaactcccaagttcttaccccttctctctcccttctcccttcagatggaagcttgagtacccttccgtagttcgctgatgacgttccacctgacttgagttttgaagacctagaatgtaCTTTTCCTCacattagtagtttagagggactaggtgagtgaaGAATCTAGGCttgcctgggcgccagcttatggactccttgaacaggtcagggcctgggatgttgtatgtatatatatatgtataaggttattatctagctatatctaggggtgttctaactaaagatctatgatctaataaaggctggatgacTGAATGATATCAGTTGTTTGAGATGTATGAATTTATATAAATGTGTGTTTACTTTTGTCTGCTTATCTTGTTGTTACTTATGATATCATCTATGTATTTTCATGCCTGACAACTTAAatggtttgaaaaaaaaaaattacccgcAAAATAACAACACttcaacaacgaatcaggctcatatgataaataatagataataattagaaagacaaattagtagcactcagtttccggtatgatctagacatactgaaaattgggtcgttacaaagaGAGACATGTGAGGGATCCGAAGATCCTTCCCCCCCACTACTGTCCTTCTCTGTGAGCAATCTCACTTATTTAGTCATAGATTTTCTAATAATTCAAATTCGAAAactaaatctttatcttatcttttaggaaTATTAAGATAACTAATAACAGTAATTCAAATTCTAATCAAAACTAAATCAAATCCTATCTTATAGAATCTTTCATAATCTTAACCAAAATCAGAATGAGCTTCAATTGGTGTGTAAATGCATTGTGGGCATGTCAAATTGAAGTCTGGGCCTTGGAAAATCATCACTAGAGTGTAATTGGGCTTTTCTGGGCGTGGCACGTAGCTTCTGGGCATGGCATGTAGCATCTCCCGGCACTATTTTCTGCACTGGAAAGGTGAGGGTCGTTCGCAGCCCAAACTGAATGTCCACTATAGACATaggcatatcattttgaagctctggatgttagctttctaacaccatcagaaccgcctcatttggacctcccTATCTCTTGTTATGATCATTTGAGTATGAAGAGGTTAGGATTGACAACATTGAAAATTGGCTCCTTCGGGTTGATTTTCTTCCCAGGGATGGCACGCTTTCCTTCATGCATGGCACGCTCTGTTTGTCTTGGATAGGGCGGGGAACGCCCTTGCATTGCTTCCTAGGGCATGGCACGCCTGTGATTCATGGTTCAGGGCATGGCATGCCCCTGTTTGGCTCTTTAGGGTGTGTCATGTCTCATTCTCTCTTGCCTCTTGCATGGCTTGCATAGGTTGATCTTGGGTGCATGGCTCCTGATTCTTCATGTAATGTTTTGCCTCTTGATTAACCTTCATTTCTTACTTGATTTGCCTTCCTTTTAACTATATTTTCTTAAAAACACTTAGCAAACACTTTAGTAGCAAAAGTTTACTAAAAGTGGTGAAATCAGAAGCTGAAACTATAATTAAACCTAAGGAAACAAaaatcaaaagcaagaaaaatgACAAAAGATGAGAACACATCACAAAATCAAAGTGACCGAAcccatttctttcttctctcttctctcttctctaacCCACATGAAGAAGTCTCAAAAGAAAGCTTGGAAAAGAAAATCTGATTAAGGTtcaaatcaagaagaaaaagtGGATTACCAAAATCAagaaacaaaaggaaaagaagaagaagacagtcaAAGGCTAGGACTCAAATCATTTTTTATACTTCATTGTTGCTTGTTGAAGATGCTTTACTCCTTCATACACCGAAtggaaaacttaaaaaaaaaatggaggttATGAAACTCTACTACAAATCAAGAGCCAAGAACAAAACTTAAAGCCAAAGCATTGATGAATGGCTCagatccaaaattaaagagttgcTTTGTTCCTGATCACATTGtgaagagacaaaataaaattatctcttgaaATTTCATCTTGACACTAAATAGCAACTAAGTTCCTATTCGAGTCAAAAGCAAtagcaaaaaaatttaaaaaggagATCAtagatattaataatttttaaattgttttattagtgatttttaaattgttttatttataaaaattaaataaaaaatatattaataattaaaaagttAAATAAGTATATTCTAAAAGGAGATGGTTAATAAATGAGTTAACCAACTCACGAATTTTATTATCATAATTCATAAGTCTAAATGCATTTTTTTTTAGAACGTTGTAATCTTTCGGAAAACTATCACGAATCGAAACGGGTATTGTGAAAAAATTTGGTAAAACCGAAGGGTGCATAAAATTGTTTAGAGACCTGGTTGCTCATACAAACCTTTATGTAGAAAGTTTAATACCGAAGTCAAATACTTCCGATAAGTGAGCTGAATGACTTGAGAAGAACCTTAGACTAAACAGGCTCAGATTTCAAAAGTCAACGGGCAAACGCACAAGACTCGAAGACAAGGTTCCTATGGTTATGTTTCGTTGAGCTGCTCCCTCAGTTGAAGACTTGAAGTATCACTCTTCCTTAAGGTGTTCACATTATTCTTGTGTCCCACCACCCCTCTATAAaagtatctctctctctctctctctctctctcaccctctGCCATTTTGTTCTTTTCCAATCTCCAACATCATTGTCCCAGCACACCAACTCCCCCACCGCGCTAACACGCGAACGTTCATCGGGGACGATGAAATTCTTGGGCACCTCATGGTCCATAGACGTCCTCAAAACCTCTTCATTTGTTAAAGTCACGGCCCTTACACTCTTCTCCCTCACCCTCCTCATCCTCTTCACCCGTTACTCCACCACCTACTTTTTCCTCCCCTTCTCCTCCGATGCCGCTGTCTCCGTCAATGCCTCCTCTTCTGCTGTCGTGGTTCCCTCTCCTTCTCCCCCACCACCACCGAACATCATCCTTACTCCTCCGTCGCCGTCCCCAGTTGTGGAGACGACGGGTCTGCTGGACGAAGACGGCATAATGACAGACAATTTCACCGTCGGCGACTCTTCGGATTTGCGCTTGCCAGAGGATTTTGGGAACTCCAGCTATTTGCGAGGGGCGAGCGAACGTGAGCGTGTTGGCGGCGGGGCCCGTGCAAGGTTGTCAGTGGAGAGCTACAAGGTGTGCGATCAGCGAATGGTGAATTATGTGCCGTGTTTGGACAGCACGAGTGCTATTGCGAAGATGAGTTCGAGCGAGAAAGGGGAGAAGTACGAGCGGCACTGCGCGGACGAAGGGAAGGGGTTGAATTGCTTGGTGCCTAGGCCAAAAGGGTACCGAAGGCCCATCCTTTGGCCCAGGAGTAGAGATGAGGTACTTTCCGGGTTCCGGACTATGTAAATTTTCATTCGTTACAATGGCGCTTTGTTGCTTCGCCTCTGCACTTGTTTGATATATGTTGTGAGTAAACAGATTTTTGTGATGTTATTTCTGTTTTTGGAGATGAAGGCGGTGTTATTGTTTTTGCGACAAACAATTTTTTGGTCATCTTCAATGAAAACAATCCAGGATTTTTTCTTTATCATTGCGATAAATCCGTTTAGCTTCACTCTTTAGTCTTCTCTCCAGTCTTCAGACTCCAGCTGCAGAATCTAAATTTGTAGTCATCTATAGCTGAGTTGTAACTTTAACTTGCTTGTGAAATGACACTTTTTAATTAGTGTGTATTTTGACTTGTGAGAAAGATTTGTTAACTTGTATTCAGTGACAGGTTTGGTTTGATAATATACCCCATATGCGTCTTGTTGAATATAAAGGTGGCCAGAATTTGATATCAGTAAAGAAGGATAAATTTGTGTTTCCTAGCGATGGACTACAATTTATACATGGTGCTGACAAATATCTGGATCAAATTTCAGCGGTTAGTTTGTTAATTCAAGTTTAGCTAGTCTAGTAAATTTATGTCTAAGACATTAAGACACTTCTGAAATTGAATGTACAGATGGTTCCTGATATTGCATTTGGTTACAACACTAGAGTTGCTTTAGACATTGGCTGTGGGGTGGCAAGTTTTGGTGCATTTTTGATGCAACGTAATGTGACCACTCTTTCAATAGCACCTAAAGATATTCATGAGAATCAGATTCAGTTCGCCCTAGAGCGTGGTGTGCCTGCCATGGTAGCAGTTTTTGCTACTCACCGCATGTTGTTCCCTAGCCAGGCTTTTGACCTGATCCATTGTTCAAGATGTAAAGTTAACTTTACTTGTGATGGTACTCTattgttctctttgttttaaaCCATTTTACACCCTATATTAAGCATCTAACAGTGAATTGTAGTTGAATGTCTAACATGACTAGGTGTTGACTTGTGCTTAAGGATGACAACATTCCTTATTTTCAAACTTGCACtatatttttacataattttcacaccaaataaattgaaagaaaaaattaagTAACAATTATGCTTTAATGGCTATACATATTTGCACTAATTTCATAATTTCTGTTGCTATAATGGAGATGGAATTTTGCTTCTTGAGGTCGATAGGCTTCTAAGGGCAGGTGGCTATTTCGTCTGGGCAGCACAACCTGTTTTCAAACATGAAGAGATCCTTCAAGAACAATGGAAAGGTAACTCAATTGTCTGTGATTTTTGCCAAAatagttaaaaatataattagtcaAATATCTACTTTTTCAGTTTTTCTACCTTTGTTTAGTTAACATCACTTGTAACAACCCAAATCTGAGTAGAAAATTGTTCTAGTTGAGTTGAGTAAAAGTCCAGAAACGTGTAAAACTGAGATCATTCTAATGAGTCAAAattgtataaaaataatattagaaTTTAAATCCGGAAAGGAAAAGCATAACATTGTTTGTTAACTACTAACCAGTACCCTTGGAGTGAGTCGGTAATGAGTTATTCACTCACATTAATTACCTTAAGTTATAAGGATAAATATTTTGACCTAACTCTTACATTTCATCTGTGTAAGATTGAACAATTAATGTGAAAAGTTAATCAACCAAACTAAAGAAGTTGTGCTACGTTCTTCCGAGCAAGGGAAGGAACTGCGTGTTTTCTCCTCCATGTTCATCACATGCACATATACCCACATTTCCTTCAAACTTCTCCATCCTTCAATCTTCCCAATAAAAGTTCAGATGCTCCTCACTTGATGTTGACCATGATTGAATTGGTGTTCACACTAGTTGATTGTGAGTTGGTAGGCGTAGGAGAAACTTGGCCTCCACTTTGTGTTGTAGACAACGATGCCTGTCCAACAACTCAACGCTTAATGAGTACCTAATCTAAATTTGAAGACCTCGTGAGCTAAGCTTCCATCAGATGTTCGGtttcaaaacaagaaaacattatTGTTATCCTAGCTGGTCTTGGAAGTGAGTATGATGCATTTGTTACCTCCATAAACATGAGATCTGAACCTTTCTTGGTGCCTCAGACAGAGGCACACCTCATGATGGCCAATTCTCAAGCTGAACTCAATCCGAGGCACTTCTCTGCTCCATCCCTTTTGGCGTACATTACGTCTCAATCCTTTACCAACTTCAGAGGTGGATGCGGAGACTGCCGTTGGGCAGTTTGTTGGACGTGGTGGCTAGGAATGTAGCGGCCGCTCCAATAGAAACTCAACTACTTGTCGGCTTTGCAAGAAGTTGGGTCATTCCAGCTTTAACTACTGGCATAGGATAGATTGGGATTTCCAACCCTTTCTTCCTCCAACTCCACCATATGCTAGTTAAATATTAAATATGCTTCATAATGCTAATTACAATTTTAATCTTCCCACACATTGAAACACTACATTACATCTCAATCATGCATGTGCATCATCCACATTCTTCAAAATCACTCTCCATCCCACACTAGACATGCTCCTTCTGGGTTCCTATACCTTCA includes:
- the LOC107609172 gene encoding probable methyltransferase PMT10 isoform X2 — translated: MKFLGTSWSIDVLKTSSFVKVTALTLFSLTLLILFTRYSTTYFFLPFSSDAAVSVNASSSAVVVPSPSPPPPPNIILTPPSPSPVVETTGLLDEDGIMTDNFTVGDSSDLRLPEDFGNSSYLRGASERERVGGGARARLSVESYKVCDQRMVNYVPCLDSTSAIAKMSSSEKGEKYERHCADEGKGLNCLVPRPKGYRRPILWPRSRDEVWFDNIPHMRLVEYKGGQNLISVKKDKFVFPSDGLQFIHGADKYLDQISAMVPDIAFGYNTRVALDIGCGVASFGAFLMQRNVTTLSIAPKDIHENQIQFALERGVPAMVAVFATHRMLFPSQAFDLIHCSRYGILLLEVDRLLRAGGYFVWAAQPVFKHEEILQEQWKEIDDLASSICWKLVKKEGYIAIWQKPMNNSCYHSRDNAVHPPLCESNDDPDDVWYVGLKACITQLPSNGYRANVSKWPARLHQPPDRLQSIKHDASLSRKELFHAESKYWNEIIDSYVRAFLWKEYNLRNVMDMRAGFGGFAAALHDLQIDCWVINVVPVNGFNTLPILYDRGLIGVMHDWCEPFDTYPRTYDLLHASGLFSIEKNRKKCNMSTIMLEMDRMLRPGGHVYIRDTVHVINELDEIATAMGWMNVQNDIGEGPNTSWRILRSEKHF
- the LOC107609172 gene encoding probable methyltransferase PMT10 isoform X4, encoding MKFLGTSWSIDVLKTSSFVKVTALTLFSLTLLILFTRYSTTYFFLPFSSDAAVSVNASSSAVVVPSPSPPPPPNIILTPPSPSPVVETTGLLDEDGIMTDNFTVGDSSDLRLPEDFGNSSYLRGASERERVGGGARARLSVESYKVCDQRMVNYVPCLDSTSAIAKMSSSEKGEKYERHCADEGKGLNCLVPRPKGYRRPILWPRSRDEVWFDNIPHMRLVEYKGGQNLISVKKDKFVFPSDGLQFIHGADKYLDQISAMVPDIAFGYNTRVALDIGCGVASFGAFLMQRNVTTLSIAPKDIHENQIQFALERGVPAMVAVFATHRMLFPSQAFDLIHCSRCKVNFTCDDGILLLEVDRLLRAGGYFVWAAQPVFKHEEILQEQWKEIDDLASSICWKLVKKEGYIAIWQKPMNNSCYHSRDNAVHPPLCESNDDPDDVWYVGLKACITQLPSNGYRANVSKWPARLHQPPDRLQSIKHDASLSRKELFHAESKYWNEIIDSYVRAFLWKEYNLRNVMDMRAGFGGFAAALHDLQIDCWVINVVPVNGFNTLPILYDRGLIGVMHD
- the LOC107609172 gene encoding probable methyltransferase PMT10 isoform X3; protein product: MKFLGTSWSIDVLKTSSFVKVTALTLFSLTLLILFTRYSTTYFFLPFSSDAAVSVNASSSAVVVPSPSPPPPPNIILTPPSPSPVVETTGLLDEDGIMTDNFTVGDSSDLRLPEDFGNSSYLRGASERERVGGGARARLSVESYKVCDQRMVNYVPCLDSTSAIAKMSSSEKGEKYERHCADEGKGLNCLVPRPKGYRRPILWPRSRDEVWFDNIPHMRLVEYKGGQNLISVKKDKFVFPSDGLQFIHGADKYLDQISAMVPDIAFGYNTRVALDIGCGVASFGAFLMQRNVTTLSIAPKDIHENQIQFALERGVPAMVAVFATHRMLFPSQAFDLIHCSRCKVNFTCDDGILLLEVDRLLRAGGYFVWAAQPVFKHEEILQEQWKEIDDLASSICWKLVKKEGYIAIWQKPMNNSCYHSRDNAVHPPLCESNDDPDDVWYVGLKACITQLPSNGYRANVSKWPARLHQPPDRLQSIKHDASLSRKELFHAESKYWNEIIDSYVRAFLWKEYNLRNVMDMRAGFGGFAAALHDLQIDCWVINVVPVNGFNTLPILYDRGLIGVMHDWCEPFDTYPRTYDLLHASGLFSIEKNRKKCNMSTIMLEMDRMLRPE
- the LOC107609172 gene encoding probable methyltransferase PMT10 isoform X1 encodes the protein MKFLGTSWSIDVLKTSSFVKVTALTLFSLTLLILFTRYSTTYFFLPFSSDAAVSVNASSSAVVVPSPSPPPPPNIILTPPSPSPVVETTGLLDEDGIMTDNFTVGDSSDLRLPEDFGNSSYLRGASERERVGGGARARLSVESYKVCDQRMVNYVPCLDSTSAIAKMSSSEKGEKYERHCADEGKGLNCLVPRPKGYRRPILWPRSRDEVWFDNIPHMRLVEYKGGQNLISVKKDKFVFPSDGLQFIHGADKYLDQISAMVPDIAFGYNTRVALDIGCGVASFGAFLMQRNVTTLSIAPKDIHENQIQFALERGVPAMVAVFATHRMLFPSQAFDLIHCSRCKVNFTCDDGILLLEVDRLLRAGGYFVWAAQPVFKHEEILQEQWKEIDDLASSICWKLVKKEGYIAIWQKPMNNSCYHSRDNAVHPPLCESNDDPDDVWYVGLKACITQLPSNGYRANVSKWPARLHQPPDRLQSIKHDASLSRKELFHAESKYWNEIIDSYVRAFLWKEYNLRNVMDMRAGFGGFAAALHDLQIDCWVINVVPVNGFNTLPILYDRGLIGVMHDWCEPFDTYPRTYDLLHASGLFSIEKNRKKCNMSTIMLEMDRMLRPGGHVYIRDTVHVINELDEIATAMGWMNVQNDIGEGPNTSWRILRSEKHF